From the Juglans microcarpa x Juglans regia isolate MS1-56 chromosome 7D, Jm3101_v1.0, whole genome shotgun sequence genome, the window ttttccaaaacattgTTCCCCTAGTTGAGTCAATCAAAGACCAAGGCTTAAGAgtaataaaaacaacataattaTCCATTTATCACACCCCCAACTAACTTTTTGCTAATCTCTAGCAAATAAAGTGAATGAAATCATACAAATGGGAGGTTACCAACTACAATTAcagaaaatctgaaaatctcATGCCATAAAATAAACTTGTTGAGTTTAAGAACACCAAAGATAGATTAGTCTGAATTTTAATATCAACTGAGAGATTTATACACTATTTAGTTAATCAACCAAGAGAATTACATGTAACAAAGTTTGTTTTCCTTCAAGTGCATAGGAGTAAGGTTAGAATTTCAAGATCGACTACCAATAGGCATTAATAGTTTCAATCACAGCAGCTAATATGAGATAACTACATGGTTTTACTCTAATTCAAAACCATTATAGTGGTGACAAGGCGCCTACTTTCTTATTTAGTAAAGACCCCGATAAGAGGCAGTCTTTTCCAATACACAAATGTAAGCCATGTTTGAAAACtttcttatttcatttattttctttcattttatctctgtttctttttttttttttaatcaacttttGATTTGATCCCTGGCTTGttcattttctcatttaattcACTTCAGATTTCTTCCTAAGCTATGAGGATATGATTCATTAGAATCCTAAATAATCGAAGTGTAAATCAACAAATAATAACCCAATATAGTCTTTCTAAGCATTTTGGGCATGTATTGTGTGTGTTTTAGCAAAACTTTTGACATATTTTCCTTGGTTTAGCAATTAAATAGAATGGATAAGTTCTCCTTTTGACCAATACTCAAATTTGCACTACATTCTACATATTCCATGACctcaacaaatcatttttcaattcaacaaaTTTTTCAGCAAGTAAAATTCAAGAATAGGGAATTTGATTTGCTTTGAACTCATTACCAGCACTCCCCTAAGGTGGACCAACATATGTCAtgcaaatagaaaaataaattatctttcaCCCCCCAACTAGATTGTAGCATTGTCTTCAAtgatacaagagaaacacgaaGAGAGATGTTAAGGGATAAAACAGCTAAAAGAAGAACTAAGTAGTCAAAGAAGAATTGAAGGAAATAGGAAAATGAAGTAACCGGACAGCTTTGGAAGGAAGGCAgccaaaggaaagaaaaaaataaaaactgaagaacaaaagaaaactaTGAAAGGAAATGGACAAATCAAAAAACCAGTAATTAGGATCAAGTAAATGTAGAGTAGATTCCTCAGGTGTAAAGTTAGAAATAAAAGGCTTGAGCCTTTAATCATTAACCTTAAAAATGTTGCCATTGAGAGGATTCCTGATCTCTATAGCACCATGGGAAAAAACAGTTTGTACCACATAAAACCCACTCCACCGAGACCTTAACTTATCAGGGAACAAGTGTAACCGAGAGTTGTACAATAACAATTGTTGATCAGGTTCAAAAGTTTTACGTTGGATGTGCTTGTCATGGAagttcttcattctttctttggATAACTTACAGTTGTTGTAGGCATCCATCCTCAACTCATCCAATTCAGATAGCTGCAATTTCCTCACACAACCAGTTTCATCCATGTTAAAATTGCATCGCTTAATGGCCCAATATGCCCTATGTTCTGGCTCTACAGGCAAATGATAAGCTCTACCATACACTAGTCTATATGACATGCCCAAAATGGTTTTAAAAGCTATTCTATAAGCCCACAAGGCATAGGCAATCTCAAAGACCAATTCTTCCTATTTGGGCTAACTGTTTTTTCaagaatgtttttaattttcttattttctagtTCAGATTGTCCATTAGTTTGAGAATGATAGGGAGTAGAGATTTTATGATGGATACCATACCTCTTCATTAAGGTCAAGAAATGCTTGTTACAAAAATAGGTGTCATTACCTCTGATTATGGCTTTAGGCATGGCAAACCTtgcaaaaatgttttctttcaaaaattttaaaacaacttgATGATCATTAGACTTGCAACGGGCTGCCTAAGCCTACTTAGGAACATATTCAATAGCaagaaaaatgtataaataaccATAAGAAGAAGGAAATGGTCCGATAAAATCTATTCcccatcaataaaaaatttcaatcactaGTATGGATTGCGTAGGCATCATATTTTTCCTAGTgattccttttaattttttacaaagttcacaacttttacaaaaactaaaagTATCCTTGAACATAGTTGGCCAATAAAATTCACTTTGAAGAATTTTAGGCACTGTTTTGTGGGTTAAAAAATGTCCACCACAAGCTTCCGTATGGAATTATAATTTAGTGTTAGGAAGATTTTAGGTTTAGtaattataagttattttagtagtttagattttaaataaaatcacatgtttaattagaaatttatgcaaattatatgtttaattttataggtgaccaattacgtgccgaaaatagtggattagcactgcaaggtaagtagcatgatcatatccttacacGTATATACAGTAAACTgcttgtcttttataaaaatattatgcatgtacaccctccattggaagccccaTTTTACGTACCCCAatcatgatatatttatgaaaatccatgattttatgtaaagatttatgcattaaatttatgattttatgaaagaagttatacattaaaagatttatgaaaggtcatgattttatatgaaagttatgcatgaaaataatttatgaaagcCATGCATGATATTAGgtgaatgtttatatttatgaaaaatcataattttatgtgaggaaatatgtatcacgacatttatgaaagaatgcgattttatttaaaatctatgaTATGCTATGAcaagatatgacaagtatgcacgcgatttcttttgaatctatgatatgacaagtatgcaagtatgattatgatgaagtatgaatgataagatatgtaacagtttatgttatgatatgaagacgatATCTATGTTATGGGTATATTGTATTGCCAGGTCGTGTATGCTAGTAGTGCATCCAGAATGTGTTCCTTATATATGGATTCCataacccgtggccacgggcggaatcaaAATCTACATAAATTCTCTAACcttaactcacgggggtcaacaatGGGTATcagcctatgataagtgaaagataagttcatgttcatattcatattatttacgtatgtatttatgagtatgaaCACTTTCCAAgtaaccttatgtttattatgtttactgtatgatgtgttgttttttaagtattcgactcatttttgtatatttttattttttttaaaccaccccaggtgatgacatttataaGGATAAGACTGCATGCCAAAACTTGACCCAAGGGAGGCGAGGTAGAGGCCTAGacaaattatgctatgattagttttatggtttaaggtttaaataaattattttgataagcgcATGAAACtttcgtatttttttataaatgtttccACAGactctattttagattttaagtatttattaaatttcgttttatttatagaatctttcgcatctggcgcatggttaaaaataaaagtttttattcaaatttagtAGTAACACACTGACTCCCTAAAAACtctaaaatgtctttattgagaagcggggtgttacaaaagtCGATTTTAGCATTAAGAAAAGATAACACTGCTTAACAAATGACATCTCCCACAATAGAccaataattttgataaaaataaaccatatcCATCAGGACCAAATGCTTTGAAAGGGTCCATTTGGAAAAGAGCTGTTTCAATTTCTTTCCCTTGATAGCACTCAACGAGCTAGTATAAACATATGTCATAGGTAATGTATAGTGCGTAAGTCGTTATACACGtgttatagtataagtataaaataatatgcaatTACACCTTGtaaattataattgtaaatCACAATGTAAGACTATAAGTAGGATGGTATATGAATCAGTTCATACAATTATGCGCATTATACTTGTTCAGTCTAACTAAAACTAAACTCGACtcataagaacaaaaaaaaaaactcattcatagAATTAGTAGAAATTCGCACTATTAGAAAAGGACGCATGCTCAATTATACTCGACTCAACTTGCTTAAGACCGTTAAGATTCACTCATTTATGTCTAATTCAGTTTATTGATTTGATTCGGTTAAAATTCGTTCATATatcattgaatatatatatatatatatatatttataattttttctatatattctatatttaaCATGTGACCCAATTACTTATGCCTAGTCATATGCTTATATGTTGAATATAATccatagttatatatatacacacacactagtaTTTAGAAACAATATATGAAGAAATGATTTATACTATTGTATAATGTGTATACTACCACACGTACTATGTTGCCATTGCAAaactcatattatatatattactaatacttAACTTGTGTAGACATACCACGTATGATTATTGAGAATAAATATCGACTCAACTGGTTACATATTGAAATGGCTAAGTTATATCAAATGCTTATAATTAGTCTATAATCATAGTaacacattattatttttcagtttttttactCGACTTGGTTCGATTAAATCGAttatagttaattaaataaaataaaataattatgattttattaatgaagttgATAACTACAATATTCCATTTTTAGTCACGATAAAATCATAGTATTTTAACATAAGATATAAATTAGAGTACTAACTTATCcttcagatgatttttttttttttatgtatttagtgtgacatgatttattaaaaatataaaaaattatattcaaattaaaatgaggtaaagaaatataaagagaaaaaaatattgaaaatctaTATTTCTCTATCCCTCAAgttaaggaaaattctatataatatactacCTTATTACTTTCATTCCATTAAGTaagatttaatatatttattatcattaaataattatttattatatatatttttattatttaataataataaatatattatatattatttaatatgattaaaataagataaaaatataactcaaaagttaaaaccatcttTATGCGTAATCTAAgcaataaaagtaacattatttaaaaagaaaaagaaagggaaaaaaagaaaaaaagagatcaaGTTCGGCTAGAGGTTTTCTGGGAGTAGAGGTTTGATGACCGATAATCCAAACTTGAGTCGTTCCTCCAAATTTCAAATGAACTCGGCCTTCTCAGACGACGAGGACCTTCCCTACCTATTGTCCGAGCACCGCCTCGAGCTTGAGCTCATGGCTGCTGAAGACCTCGACTCCGACCTCGATCTCGCCTTTCGTATCCAACTCGAAGAAGCCCTTGCTGCCTCTCTCGCCTTCCATCCCTCCGCTTCTACTTCGACCTCCTCAAATTTCTTTGTTGACTCGCATCTCACCTCCGAAAGCGACGGTTTTTCCAAAATTTCCGGTCTCCAATCCGAAGAGCTCGCAAGGTTCGAAAAAGAAGTCAAGGATCTCGAAGCAAGTGGGGCCGAAGTTCTCAGATTAACTGGGGAACTTCGCCGTCAGATCCACCATGAGAGGGTCGCGCGCCAGATTCTGAGAATTCAGGAGGAGGATTGGAGGGACTGGGCCGATAATTACGAAAAGCCCTTTGACTACGGGGAGGGGTCCTCCAAATCAAGGAGCCTGGCGGAGAGCGACGAAATTTTCGGATTATACTTTAAAGGGATCGTGAGCGAGGAGAGGGTTAGGGCTGATAAAACTGTATTGGCGGGGATAGGCGTGGCTATCTGCGATTCAAGAGGGAATCTGATATTGGAAGTGAGGAAGCCATTGTTGGGAAATGGAATGAGCAAGAACGCTGCGGCTGCCAAGGCTTTGATCGAGGGGCTTAATGCAGCTTTGGGTCTGGAGTTGAAGCGGATAACCATTTATTTCGACTACTACCCGCTTTACCAATTTGTAAGTCTCTCTTCGCCTTGTTGGTTGTGGAGTGTGAGTTGGGACTTCAAGAGCTTCTTTATCTTTACATGTTTATATATCCCTTTGGGAATAGATTATGACTTCCAAGATGCTAAAGCAACAATATCATGTCCCAGGATTCAAGCAAAATACTGTTATTATGTGACTCTTATCCAATTAAGACACCATAAGTCTTTTTCTTGGATTATTTGTGTGGGCTCTGACTTACTGATAAGAAGAATTGTGTGGCCTTTGACTTGCCCTTTCATAGtatgtacatacatacacattGGGAAGTCTTGGAGTGAgatattgatatgatatgttggGATGCGTCCTCGACCCAAGATCAGGATACTGCCTCAACTTAAATAAAAGCCTGTGCTTTGGGgcctaataataataatatggcAAACGCTCACTCTTGTGACTGCTTAAACATCTACAATTACAAGTGTACATTCCaataaatctatatatatgctattGTTGTAGGGGTTTCCAGTAAACTGATAAAAAAGCTTTTCATTGtatcttttgtaatttttgtgtgATGATAATTACTTCATAAGTTTTTTATGCAAAggattgaatattttaaattgtgGAGTTCATGCAGTTCTTtaattctcaaaaatttttattatatttactaaGGCTGTGGCATggacttaaattttattatacaCTCTGATTGAGGTTGTTGACATTGTACTTTATACATGCAGATTATTGGGAGATGGCTACCAAAACAGCGCAAGATTTCAGCACTGGTAGATGAGGTGACTACTCTTGAagagaaatttatatatttcaaccCCAAATTGGTGGCACGAAATGATATTAGATATGCATTTGAACTTGCGAGAGATGCAATAGTGTCTCAAGTTAGCACTCCTGCAGAATCAAGCCAGGCAAAGAATCTGACTAAGAATTGTGTAATTTGTTTGGAAGATACTGATATTGGTCGGATGTTTTCAGTTGATGGCTGCCTGCACCAgtattgtttttcttgtatgaAACAGCATGTGGAAGTGAAGTTGCTTCATGGGATGGTGCCTAAATGCCCTCACGAAGGCTGTAAATCTGAGCTTGTAGTTGAAAGCTGCAGAAAGTTCTTGACACCCAATGCAATAGACACCTTTAGCCAACGACTAAGGGAAGCTTCAATTCCTGTGACAGAAAGAGTTTATTGTCCATATCCAAGATGCTCAACTCTAATGTCAAAAAGTGGTGTTTTAGAATATGCCAAAGATTTTCTGGATGTTGAACGAACTGGAGCCAGGAAATGCATGAAATGTCATGGCCTGTTTTGTATCACTTGCAAGGTCCCTTGGCACAGTAACATGAATTGCCATGATTACAAAATGCTGAATCCTCATCCCCCTTCAGAAGATGTGAAGCTGAAGTCTCTTGCAACAAGGAATCTTTGGCGCCAATGTGTGAAGTGCAACCATATGATTGAACTTGCTGAAGGTTGCTTCCACATGACTTGCAGGTATTCCCCATTCCTCCAACTGGACCCAAGTTGTTGAAGTTTCTCTTTCAATACTTGTACCCTAGCATCTTATTTATTCATATTACAATCCACTGGAGACATTTTTGGCTTGAAgactaaactcattttaggtagCATAATTTGTGAGGGAAGAAGAATATGTGCCTGATCCAAAAAAATATGTGCCTTACCCTTTGAGGATCTTAATGCCATAACTGGGgtcgtgtttttttttcccaaattaaTTGCTTGCTTGACACTGACCAGCATACATTATTAAGGTGCTGAGTgagtttgtttttttcccttacaATCTAAGGAATGGGAGACTTGTGAGGACAGTTCCTTGTAAAAACAGATTTTAGTTGGATTCACATCTTAATTGGTTATATGATCATCATACCGTTCTCTCTTAACTGAAATTCTAATGGGTAGAGTTTGTAAGGATAGCTATGTATTCAAACAAGAATCTTAAAAAAAGAACATGTGTTTATACAAATTGTAGCAGCAATGATAATGTTTTAAGAAAAGGTGTTTGTCTGTGCACTGAGGACCCAAGTTAGAGGCATCGGAAGAACAAGGTAAGAAATAAAAAGGCTTTATTGTCTTGGATCCTATAGCATAAAAGGATTGCTTCACAGGTTTTACTACACAAAATAGGGGAAAACGAGAtttaggggaggtttggatagtgagttgagataaaagttggaagttgaataaaatatttttttttataaataaaaatataatatatatcaaaaggagaaactaagtacactgaatgtatacaataaaacatcttgcccaaaatgacccaaaaagccctgAAAACACCATACttgaccccaaccccttgtttcccatagaattaaaactctacccgaacacccaacccaaccccaaccccttgattTCCCCGTCTTCATAATGCCCTTCCTTTAGAtttccctctagttgagctaccacccttagcgtcgtagttgattgcccaagaaagacgtTTGTAACTCGctacttttcttgaaacttgatttggtttcaagtgcgtggcttgcctcaatcgcagtgattagttctttaaattggtctttaCATCCTCCATGTAAAATTTTCACaaactgctgaatctcgttaactttaggcaaaATCTAGTCCGCtatggaggaagagagaccaagGGAGCAATGTTATCTCCAGACACAATAtccaactgcactcccgactctagacattcctctacacaaggcaccaacgccaaacccattggttctccagcaactccattggttctctccaatggtatcaGGGTCCCCATTGGAGATTTTGTGGTGATAGTGGATtctacatctccttcagacctcggcagtacaccattttccttcatctCTGACGAGGGAGCCATAGATTCTTCagggaccaagggtgtaataccGACTATCAGTCTATCCTATGTTACAtgaggcgaatgacattccattacTGATGTCTCTACACCGATACCCGATTTAGACCTTGCTTCAAATAACCCAGATTTCCTTTTGACTCGCCATACTCTCCTAGATCTGGTTATAGGGATAGGGTCGAATCCAATCTTCCGTTTACCTTTATCTGAGTTTAAAAGATTCGCGCCTATCTTAGTCTTGTTTCTTACAGCCATGCTGCCTCCAGCTGAAAGCCagtctattttcgtagacaagaAAGTTATCGATGCCTTCAACTtgacaagttgggtttccatcttcTTTAAAGAATTGTGCAACTTGACAAGCTGGTCCTGAGGCGTGATTTGCAGACCCCCCACTGAACCCCCGAAGCATGACTCATTTTTAGAGCTGCCGCATAGGATCGCCTCGCCACTGAggatgtacttgggtctttaTGCACCTCCAAGTTCTCCCTTTTTGCCACGCCACCTACATGTCTGCTACACGACTCCCTGACAGAGCCATGTCCTGCAACACCTTGTCCTTCCAAGCCGTCACTCCCTCTCTTGCCGAAGGAAAAATCACGCAACACCTCCTCCATCCTTCTCCAACCACTGCCTCctcaggaatgaaaataaaattcctcctcccaCTGCCACCATACTCCTCCACCGCCATATAACATCCTTGAGCATTCAAGCAGCGATGCGCCGTGAAACTGCAGTTACCTTCCCTGACagtggagaaaaaatcttgtttcttatcCTTTGTGCACGCTTCCATGACCTTGGCTAGCCACTATACTGTTGTTGAACCCAAAACCAACTTAGACATCACCCTTCGACTCCTTTCAGTAATGTCCAACATGCTCcccaccttcaccagtgtaaaagatttagattctatgatcaactccatagaagaacccatTCTAACCAACTCCCCTCCTTCAACAACCATTCGTCATCTAAGAGAAACCaaatcaaaatctgcgacacagGGACACGGCTGAAGACTAACGACGTCAGAGATCAGAGCTTGACGCTGGAGTACTCCTAGAAGACTTGCCGAAAAATGTCGACTTGTTTTGTGTCGACGGCAAGACCAACGGAACCGTCAGGAGGATCGCCAGAGTACTCTGGGAGACTACACAGAGAAATCTGCACTGGAGGCCCTTATTGGAGTCGTCAGACTAGTCTGTGGCAATGGGAAGGTGCAAATTAGGCATCGGAGATCTGACCAATACCGGCAAAACAGATCCCAGAAACGGATATTGCAAGAAAACAGGTCGCCGGCGTGATGACCAGCACCGGACGACCCTCGGCAACGTCGTCGGGGCCTGGCAATGTAGTCTGTGCCGACGATGAGCAGTCACTCGCCGGCCTAGGTGGCAGTGATTTAGTTTCTCCATCACAGGTGTTTCACTCTCCTCACGAGTGTTTCTTTCACCGGTGGGATGACTAGCACGGAACAACCCTCGGCGAAGTCGTTGGGGCCTGGCAATGTTTTCTGTGCTGGCGGTGGGCAGCCACTCACCGGACTAGGTGGCGGCGATTTGGTTTCTCTCTCACAggtgtttctctcttctctcacgGGTTatcacataaataaaatattgttagaatattattctttaatattattattattttgggatttgaaaaagttgaattatttattatattttgtgtgtaaatttaggaaaattataatgattagatgatatgagttaaaatgatttttgtatccaaaccttcCCAAATGTGTCACGTCATCAAAAGTTAAGTTCTGCATAGTTATTAGAGATTTTACCACTTGGAAAGGAAGCGAAACTACATATGGCCAGTAAGTACAAATTTTGTATATGTGGTTTCACTTTGCTATTGATTAAAATCCTGCTCATgctttcatttaatttttcagATGTGGCAATGAGTTCTGCTATAATTGTGGAGCCGAGTGGAAGAACAAACAAGCCACGTGCTCTTGTCCACTTTGGGATGAGGACCACATTTGGCTAGAACAGGATAGACACTtcgatgaagaagaggaagaagaagacgaagatgatGAGTACTATGACTCTGACTTAGATTATTATTGAACAGACGTTTTCCCATCtcctttgctctctctctctctctctctctctctctctttctctctctacccCAGTTTTTTTTCCCGGTTCCCATATTTTCCTAGGTAGGATGAAAGAAtcaatggaaaaaaagaaaaagaaaaaaagtgggcTGGAAAAGCAGTCAAGTAAAGTAGAATGTGAAGGAGACAGGACCAAAAAGCTAATTTTGAAAGCTCTCTTTATTAACTCTTACAACATTCAAAGGCTGTTCAATTAGGGCCCTGGTATTGCTTCTTTACATTGTGTATGATTGTGCTGGAAGGATGGAGTTATTCCTATGATAGAAGCTTCCTAAAGCTGTAGATATGAGGCTAAGTTCATTTGTCCGGAGTTCGGTCTCCCATAGGGGCTTTTAGTTTAATTGGTTGAAACATACCGCTTATAATGGTTATACCATGTAGGTTCGAGCCGCTCAACCCGAAGGAACGAGTCACAAGGTCAATTGTAAGTCCCAACGACAAAGGAAGAGCATTTTCGGGAATTAGCCTGCTTTCCATTAATTGTCTAGTCCTCCTTCATGGGGAATCGTTTTAGGACCGgttggttacacaaaatcaaataattttatcttattttatttaattattataaattttataaatttttatataaaatataataaattttttaaattttttaaatttcaaacaaaaataatatcaaaattttatattataataatattttattttattttcaataaaatatctcattttattggaATTGCACTTAGTTAGATTGTGGAATACtgatgagattaaaaaaataaataaataaataaccaatCAATGGACAAAGAACTGAAAGACGTTTGCAATATGGACAGCAGCTCCCCTCCCGCTCAGTCCAGTCGGGAATCCTCTTCGTGATTTCCAAGAAGTGccaaagaaataatagaagaaaCGAGTGTAGGATTCGTATGGGTCGCTGCTACCCCAGCTCTCAACTCATCTGGAGAATCAattggacctttttttttttttgttttgggtgtaGTCTCTTACGTTGACTTGCATAGCATGATTAACATTCCACATCATGCCACTAGCTCATGAAGCAGTCTTCAtagatatttataaaaaagatttaaaataaaggGTAGTGTTACTATGCCATCCAAGTTTGCCCACTTGGTGTGCCTCCTATTGTAAattatacttttcttttctttttttctttttatttcaaatattaaaaaaataataatacactaatagtcacttctttaattattaagtaaaaaaatattaaaaaataaaataaaatacataaatctGTCGAATTGAGGAGACAAACTCTTAAAgtataatatcattttcctaaacTAAAATGGTCATATGCAAAGCCCATG encodes:
- the LOC121239577 gene encoding uncharacterized protein LOC121239577, encoding MTDNPNLSRSSKFQMNSAFSDDEDLPYLLSEHRLELELMAAEDLDSDLDLAFRIQLEEALAASLAFHPSASTSTSSNFFVDSHLTSESDGFSKISGLQSEELARFEKEVKDLEASGAEVLRLTGELRRQIHHERVARQILRIQEEDWRDWADNYEKPFDYGEGSSKSRSLAESDEIFGLYFKGIVSEERVRADKTVLAGIGVAICDSRGNLILEVRKPLLGNGMSKNAAAAKALIEGLNAALGLELKRITIYFDYYPLYQFIIGRWLPKQRKISALVDEVTTLEEKFIYFNPKLVARNDIRYAFELARDAIVSQVSTPAESSQAKNLTKNCVICLEDTDIGRMFSVDGCLHQYCFSCMKQHVEVKLLHGMVPKCPHEGCKSELVVESCRKFLTPNAIDTFSQRLREASIPVTERVYCPYPRCSTLMSKSGVLEYAKDFLDVERTGARKCMKCHGLFCITCKVPWHSNMNCHDYKMLNPHPPSEDVKLKSLATRNLWRQCVKCNHMIELAEGCFHMTCRCGNEFCYNCGAEWKNKQATCSCPLWDEDHIWLEQDRHFDEEEEEEDEDDEYYDSDLDYY